From a region of the Daphnia magna isolate NIES linkage group LG1, ASM2063170v1.1, whole genome shotgun sequence genome:
- the LOC116934522 gene encoding uncharacterized protein LOC116934522 translates to MSGKPIVKKKKLSIEEKTAISLEKKLASDKIKTDARRLKRNPLNLPFVSRYGDFKEEKNEILARKAVNKVSKMKGNHILRPKLTQRHNLLFFNMGLVNKNPVEESETDLLPHNGNELEQHSSTSAYDTMTTADSCASTVLLSGLASQPELEPQSDIDHHLSTSFNYTMYYQNSCTNTLLSSCLEQMEMAASIHIEALQGERVTEQQPSSKKKDEAAEGEKAENLWKEKQEDVYKAFETSHASSAHGRMCSSDGCLNSLFDHHIRCDDCKSLSMA, encoded by the coding sequence atgtcagggaaaccaatcgttaaaaagaaaaaactttcaatagaagaaaaaacagccatttcgctggaaaaaaaacttgctagtgataaaataaaaacagatgCCAGACGGTTAAAGCGAAATCCATTAAACCTCCCGTTTGTTTCCAGGTATGGGgatttcaaagaagaaaagaatgaaatacTTGCCAGAAAAGCTGTTAATAAAGTTTCTAAAATGAAAGGTAATCATATTTTGAGACCAAAGTTAACCCAAAGACATAATTTACTCTTTTTCAATATGGGATTGGTAAATAAAAACCCTGTTGAGGAAAGTGAAACAGACCTTCTGCCTCACAATGGAAATGAACTCGAACAACATTCTTCTACATCTGCATATGATACGATGACTACAGCTGACAGCTGTGCCAGCACAGTATTGTTGTCCGGTTTGGCAAGCCAACCAGAGCTTGAGCCTCAAAGTGATATTGATCATCATCTTTCCACCTCTTTCAATTATACCATGTACTATCAGAACAGCTGTACCAACACTCTATTAAGTTCCTGTTTGGAACAGATGGAAATGGCTGCTAGTATTCACATCGAGGCTCTACAAGGAGAAAGAGTCACCGAACAGCAGCcatcttcaaaaaaaaaggatgaagcAGCAGAAGGAGAGAAGGCTGAAAATttgtggaaagaaaaacaagaggaTGTCTACAAGGCTTTCGAAACATCACATGCCTCATCTGCTCATGGGAGGATGTGTTCTTCAGATGGATGTCTTAATTCCCTTTTTGACCATCATATTCGCTGTGATGATTGTAAGTCGTTGTctatggcgtag
- the LOC116934523 gene encoding glutamic acid-rich protein, with translation MGCQIPTLLTPLISTLTSAQYRSKFRVPCIRIYDYRSKSKTVYLYYHHKKMISESESDKSCEKGQEVARRRLDEALIQKKKQFQNLRNIKGRTVKRRDTDKQQRFTAFKESYKRKKEVPQRNKPWSVLEWQNHWNSLDQRQQDNLDRKKSHCHINIGSKINEMAANYNASVICLIRYPNGTQHTKYVLVSGGGTKYSKSRDGLLTEQLWHRYWNKKQKKRQQLCEENGLWLERASKRKRKERTVERTEKEKSMQSDLERLEKEEDEEVWDNRKGKQRKKKRQFDNESVESEEEYNERLDSGIENQKIGKSHNETVESEEENDERLERGIWNQTIGQTRNESVERDEKNDERLDRGIWNQTTGDYGNNERVESDEENDERLDMGIWNHNKIYMQNKKKQV, from the exons ATGGGTTGTCAAATTCCAACACTTCTGACCCCTCTCATTTCCACGTTGACTTCCGCGCAGTACCGTTCCAAGTTCCGCGTTCCATGTATAAGAATATACGATTATCGATCGAAATCGAAAActgtttatttatattatcaccataagaaaatgatttcagaATCGGAGAGTGACAAAAGTTGTGAGAAAGGACAAGAAGTAGCAAGAAGGAGGCTGGATGAAGCTTTgatacagaagaaaaaacagttcCAGAATTTAAGGAACATTAAAGGAAGAACAGTAAAACGGCGAGATACGGATAAACAACAGAGATTTACTGCGTTCAAG GAGTCttacaaaaggaaaaaagaggtACCTCAAAGAAACAAGCCATGGTCGGTTCTTGAGTGGCAAAACCATTGGAATTCTCTCGACCAAAGACAACAGGACAATCTAGATCGCAAGAAGTCTCACTGCCATATAAATATTGGTTCGAAGATTAATGAGATGGCTGCGAATTACAATGCCTCAGTAATTTGCTTAATCCGTTACCCCAATGGAACTCAACACACCAAGTATGTGTTAGTAAGCGGAGGTGGAACTAAATATTCCAAATCAAGAGACGGTCTTCTAACTGAACAACTCTGGCATCGATattggaacaaaaaacaaa AGAAACGACAACAGTTATGTGAGGAGAATGGCCTGTGGCTTGAGAGAgccagtaaaagaaaaagaaaagagagaacagTGGAAAggacagagaaagagaaaagtatgCAATCAGATTTAGAGAGactagagaaagaagaagacgaggaagtATGGGACAATCGAAAGGGGAAACAG aggaagaaaaaaagacaatttgaTAATGAGAGCGTAGAAAGTGAAGAAGAATACAATGAAAGATTGGACAGCGGAATAGAGAATCAG aaaataggaaaatcaCACAACGAGACAgtagaaagcgaagaagaaaacgacgaAAGATTGGAAAGGGGGATATGGAATCAG acaaTAGGACAAACACGTAATGAGAGCGTAGAAAGAgatgaaaaaaatgatgaaagatTAGACAGGGGAATATGGAATCAG acaacagGTGACTATGGGAATAATGAGAGAGTAGAGAGCGATGAAGAAAACGATGAAAGATTGGACATGGGAATATGGAATCATAATAAGATTtatatgcaaaacaaaaaaaaacaagtttaa